The region CATCAGAGGAGTCCGATCGTGACTGATTACCGGGCCATGATGGACCTAGTCTTACAAGGCTGGTCCGTCCGTCAAATCTGCTCGACTGTGCGATGCTCACACACCACAGTCCAAAAAGCGCGCCACACAATGGCGGCGCACCAAATCACAATTCAGGAACAACTCGCCGTTATCACCGACGAAGAAATGACCAAATGGTTTGTTGACGGTCGAAGTGTAGCCCAAGGCGACTTCGTACCCATCAACTTCGACGCAGTGACCAAAGCACGCACCGGGCGCAACAAAGTTACCCTCCAAGTCTTGTGGGGCCGCTACACAACCCAACCCGCCAACCCGTCCCAGCGTTATTACAGCTACGAGCGTTTCCGCCCGCGGCTGAATGTCGATTCGGGGTAGTTGGTACCGTGTGTCCGCGTAGTTGGTACCGGGTTCCACGTACCTGGTACCGCAGCGTTGTTTTCTTCCATAGTAAAAGATGGCGACCCATCACCCGATGGTGTCGCGTCATCTTCGACATGGAAGGGGCCAACTTGTGGCGAACTTCAAACAGATCATCGCGATGTGCCTTGAAGAGGCTGAGATCATCACACTAGAAGGACCGAACATGCGCTTAGAAACCAACACGGAGTAGTTGCTCAGATGGTCTGCGCCCGGGTGTTACTCGATACTCACCCGGGCGTTACTGGTTGCTCACCACGGCGTTACTATATCCGTGGTCCTAACAACGGTGACCCTACACCGATGATCGGATACTCCAAAAGATTACAATTCGGCTTAGGAGAGCATAAAGCAAACTTCATGACATTAACTACTACCTCGTGCTAGTAGAGACTGTAGTTGCTGAGCTCCCTCAGCTAGTCTCTTCCGAAGCAAAATGTTCCACAGAACAGTCCAGTTGGGTATTTTCCGTAATTGCTCGTTGTTTCAGAGCACTGCCAGCCTCTTTTGGAACGATACAAATTTGCAGGACCGCATAGGTCATTCTTTACCATTTGGTGACGACCCGTGAGACACTGACTAACAAATGGGGCTTCAAGAATTACCGTTTTCAGCATCGCTTACAGAAACGAACACTCACCAGTCCGATATTTGCAAAGCTACCGCATTTGAACCCTCTTTCGACAAGCAATATCGACTGCCGAAAGAGCACAATATCTACAAAATTGGTACCACTTTGTAAAAACAGTACGAATTTCTCAAAATGCCGACCGTAGCTACCGCCCAAAACAGTAAAAATACCGGCGGCAGCTCGGGGACGCGGAAAACTACAATAGCGTGAACCTGCTGCGGTTTTTGACTTCTATGGCTACACCGTTTAAGTGGGATGCCGTACAGGTTTGTGCTTATAACAGATGCTATTGCCCCCACTGGGAACAGGCATCAGCAGTTGTTGCCAGACCTTTGGCAATACTAACAATCGCGTCTCTATTAAAATGTCGCGGGTCCGCTCCAATGCCCGTTGAGTACTCTTCTAGATTCATTACAACAACATTCCAGCGCTTGGCCGCTTCTTCCCTCCAAGTGTCGTTGAGTCTACGGTAGTCAAACACCACGTCAGCAGAATTTCTCGAGACATCGGCTGGCAATAAAACGATTAGGTTAGAACCGGCTCTGTCTAATTCGGCAAGAAATTCACTCACGGCTAGTCGATACTTGGCCACCCCTCCGTCCCCCTCCCAGACCGCTTCATGGTAATCGACGAACGCACCGTAAACCATTAATGCTTTCCATGGCCCTTTCATATCTCCGGTAGAAATCCAATCACAAAGCCGGAATGCGTGAGGCCAGTTATCGATCACAACAGGCTCAGTGTTGTGCATATAGTGAGCAATTGCGCCGGATTGGCAATTGGCCATGATCCGCATCCTAGAGTCGCCACTAAATTCAGATATACCCGCTTCTTCGATAGCAGCTTTTGCTTCATCAGACTCTGAAGAAACAAAGGTTACCCAATCTGGAAGATTAGATTTGACAGGCAGATTCTCTTCAGGGACATGGGGCCCCAGTGGATCATGACTTAAATAGTACGCGAAAGACTCCTCCACACCCATGTTCATAATCCGACAAGAAAAGGTGAAATGCTGAAGTGCTTTTGTGTTAGCCCGAACAAACGCAAATCCAACTAGACCATAATTGCCGTACTTATCCCAAACGAATAGCGAATACGTTAGATTTTTACCGAGATCTACGATAAAAGGGGCCATTAACCCCGTTTCTACCCTTGATTTCAAAAAATTCAATTGGTTGGTACGATTTATTAGTTCTTCTATCCGTGAAGCAAAGGGCAAGTTCTCGTGTGTCCTCACAACAGTCATTCTGATTCCCGACTGCCGCAAGAATTCTTCATTTGGCCCATCTATCAGTGCACGATCCTCACGTTTCTTTTCCATGATGCGATACTTTTCCAAACGTGATTTTCCGCCTTCAGACTCGGCAACTAGCTGAGCCAAAAAATCGTCACATTCAGGAGATGTAGCATCCATAGTTTGAATGCCCGGAACTACGGATCGCACTTCTTCTAAGTTATGGACGTTATCATCGATGAACAAGACATCTGGTGCCCGCAAGTTCATGTCTTTGATAATCTTCTCGACCAAGGGCCCTTTAGCAGAAAAGGCTATTTCCGGAAAAACAAACTGTTCCCCCATACCGAGTTCAGCTAATTTTTTCAGAGCATCTTGCCGGTCATTCTTCGAACAAATCGAGCTGACAATTCCATTGCGATTTAGCTGTTTTACGAACCGGCTCCGTTGTTCAAACAACTGAATATCATCCCCTTCGGCCAGGGTTCCACGCCAAAGAGTTTCATCCAAGTCCCAAATAATTAATTTTACCAATTTAGAATTCCTTTCGATTCGAGCAAGGCAGCTATCCGCCCACACATTCCGACACTAACCTAAGACAATCCGCAACATGCCATGATTTTAGCGCAAATCTCTAACCAAACTTGCCAGAGCCCTTTCGTACGCAATCTCGCCCACCACTCCCGACTACGGGCAGCTCAATAAATGGGCGATATCAATGATGAGAGGTCGTAACAATCCGTTCGTTATAACAAACACGATTACCAAAGTGGGGCTGGCGATCCGCCGCGTTCTATGCAGGGTGTGTTTATCACCTGACATAAGCATCTTAACGTCACCACGGTGACATAAAGCCTGAAAGCGCGAAAAAACACTATCGGGGAACAATAAATTTAAGTTTCGGGTTGCCGAATGGGTGCTTAGCCACAAAACCATAAAGGACTGGCTGCCATATTCGGCAGACTACAATCACATTATTAATTCCAAAAACAATAAAATCCCCAAGAGTCCTGCAACAGCTCAGCTGATACCCAACTGCAGAGCGTTGCTTCGTCAACAATCCAGAACTAGTAGCCGATCACCGGCAGGAAATCGAACTGACCTAACCTATTTTTAACAATGAGAGCCAATCAGCCAATAAATTCGACGTATTGCCATCTGTCGCTAAGATACCCTTAGACACCAAGACATTAACTACAGGAAAGAACAGAACATGAATGACCGGCTACTCTACATTGCCTCGATGTCAGTCCAGTCGTTAGTTGCCTTAATAGGCTGCGTCGCGATTCTCGCCAATCAATTCAACCTTGGTTTAGCTTTCGTCGCACTCTCACTTGCAATCCTGCCATTTGCTAGCCACTTGAGGATGCGTAGGAGCTTGAATGCAATTAAGCACGTTATACAGTCAGGCAACTTTGACGAAGTTTATGCAGCATTCAATGACAGGCGTGGCGCACTCGACTCCAAACTCTCGGAGCTTAGTGATTCCACGCAGTTACTGTCTTCCAAACTTTCTGACACTACTGACGTACAAGACCTCAATAACGCTATAAACGCACTACGGAGGGAAGCTCGCATGCTACGTCTAGTTTCGAGCGAAGCCCAAAAGTCCATTCCACGCTCAAACTAAGAAAAGCTAAAAAGATGCAGCCACTCACAGATCACGCCGTTGGGATCATCTCGACAGGGCTTTCAAGCGGGTCCCCCCTAATCAAAAAGGGCGCTCAACAGATCCTTGAGGCCACTGGTTATTCGCTTGGAATTGAATTCCCAGTTAACGACGCTTCAATGACAAATTCGGCCGACGAAGATCTCCAGCGTGATTCTCTGGTCGAAATGTGTGCGCTTATTAACGACGCGGCAATCCATCTATCCGAAATAGTTGGCGACATAGAATCTCGAAAGAAAATTCTGGCAGGCAGGAACACCGCAGTCGAATGGCTCGCTAAATACCTCGCTACGCATCCAGACGAACGGATCAAAGTATCAGATCAGGTACAATCCACATCAAAGCGGGCCTTCCCATGGAACGCTGTCCAGCCTCCGGCTCGTGGTCTAGCCATGCTTTACAATTTCTCTCCGTTCCAGGATACCGGCGCCACAGTTGCATCCAAGCGCCTTCGGGATTTTGGCACTACTGTGGATGTGGTTGCATGCTCTTTTCTTCATCGCAAGAAAGTCGACAATACGATCGAAGCAATCGCGGAGCCATATGTGGCAAGCCGATACTTTCTCCCACTCGCTCCGTCCTGGGCATCTTGGGAGCCATTTCGGGGGTTTGCGGTGAAAGCAACAGAATTTGCCTCCCAAAAAATGGAAACCGGGGCTAATTACGAGTTCCTCTATTCTCGCGCAATGTGGGCACCGTCTATATACGCCGGCGCGCTTTTCAAGAGTCGTTACCCTTCAGTTAAGTGGATTGCAGAGTTCTCCGACCCACTTTCTTTAGATGTAGAAGGACTTCCACGCGGTGGATCTGTACCGCATGACAAGCTAAGTGAGTTCTACTTTCAACTAGTTTCAGAAGAATACCCAGAACTAGCCTATGATTCCATGACAGTGTTTTCATTGGCGGAGTATCTTGTCTACACACAGGCCGACGAAATCTACTTCACTAACGAAAACCAAATGAAAACTATGCTCGAGCAGGTTCCATCACAGCGTCTGAGGGAACGCGTGCAGAATCGCGCAATCGTCAGTAATCACCCAACGTTACCCAGGTCGTATTACCTGCACGAAGAATCCGAGTATGCAGTTGACGATAATGTGCTGAATCTAGGTTATTTTGGCGAGTTCTATTCCAGCAGGTCAATTACAGAAGTTACGGCTGCGATGCGCACGCTACCGGAAGCGCTAAAACAGCGAGTCCATTTGCATGTTTTCACAAATTATATTCCGGCATC is a window of Corynebacterium pseudogenitalium DNA encoding:
- a CDS encoding HAD-IIIC family phosphatase translates to MWADSCLARIERNSKLVKLIIWDLDETLWRGTLAEGDDIQLFEQRSRFVKQLNRNGIVSSICSKNDRQDALKKLAELGMGEQFVFPEIAFSAKGPLVEKIIKDMNLRAPDVLFIDDNVHNLEEVRSVVPGIQTMDATSPECDDFLAQLVAESEGGKSRLEKYRIMEKKREDRALIDGPNEEFLRQSGIRMTVVRTHENLPFASRIEELINRTNQLNFLKSRVETGLMAPFIVDLGKNLTYSLFVWDKYGNYGLVGFAFVRANTKALQHFTFSCRIMNMGVEESFAYYLSHDPLGPHVPEENLPVKSNLPDWVTFVSSESDEAKAAIEEAGISEFSGDSRMRIMANCQSGAIAHYMHNTEPVVIDNWPHAFRLCDWISTGDMKGPWKALMVYGAFVDYHEAVWEGDGGVAKYRLAVSEFLAELDRAGSNLIVLLPADVSRNSADVVFDYRRLNDTWREEAAKRWNVVVMNLEEYSTGIGADPRHFNRDAIVSIAKGLATTADACSQWGQ
- a CDS encoding helix-turn-helix domain-containing protein, translated to MTDYRAMMDLVLQGWSVRQICSTVRCSHTTVQKARHTMAAHQITIQEQLAVITDEEMTKWFVDGRSVAQGDFVPINFDAVTKARTGRNKVTLQVLWGRYTTQPANPSQRYYSYERFRPRLNVDSG